Proteins co-encoded in one Brassica rapa cultivar Chiifu-401-42 chromosome A02, CAAS_Brap_v3.01, whole genome shotgun sequence genomic window:
- the LOC103868202 gene encoding uncharacterized protein LOC103868202 isoform X1, protein MASSCDEMGNPLFDIYESGMDQYGLPIQRREMKHKGRNVVWSVGMDKCLIEALAFQAQNGNKVDKCFNENAYSAACLAVNTRFNLNLNSQKVINRLKTIKKRYRVMKDILSRDGFWWNATTKMIDCESDELWKRYIAVHPDAKAFKGKQIEMYEELRIVCGDHHQAPGRYAKVKAESNHHLNDFKHFEEGSVSFPLPSSEDNNSDTDGTESYAGGGGGDDEYLHEEPQDLPPRNPLKQPLKRPRNSDPFQEAMLAVASSIRRLADAVEGSKSLINTEELLEAVMEIDGLEEAKQMYAFEYLNGDPVKARAFMAYNSRMRKLFLFRQFWWWK, encoded by the exons ATGGCTTCCTCTTGTGATGAAATGGGCAACCCACTTTTTGACATATATGAATCAGGAATGGATCAATACGGGCTGCCAATACAGAGAAGAGAGATGAAGCATAAAGGGAGAAACGTTGTATGGTCCGTTGGAATGGACAAGTGTCTGATTGAAGCCTTGGCTTTCCAGGCCCAAAACGGGAACAAAGTTGACAAATGCTTCAACGAGAACGCATACTCCGCTGCTTGTCTTGCTGTTAATACTCGTTTCAACCTTAACCTCAATAGCCAAAAAGTCATCAATCGCCTCAAGACAATCAAGAAACGGTACAGAGTCATGAAAGACATACTTAGTCGTGATGGTTTCTGGTGGAACGCTACCACCAAAATGATCGATTGTGAAAGTGATGAGCTCTGGAAAAGATATATTGCA GTACACCCAGACGCGAAAGCATTCAAGGGAAAGCAAATTGAGATGTACGAGGAACTTAGAATTGTATGCGGTGACCACCATCAAGCCCCAGGTCGATATGCCAAGGTGAAAGCTGAAAGCAATCATCACCTAAACGACTTTAAACACTTTGAAGAAGGATCTGTTTCATTCCCTTTACCAAGCTCAGAAGACAATAATAGCGATACAGATGGAACAGAGTCATAcgcaggaggaggaggaggggatgATGAGTATTTGCATGAAGAGCCTCAAGATCTCCCTCCTCGAAATCCTTTAAAGCAGCCTCTTAAACGACCTAGAAACTCAGATCCTTTCCAAGAAGCCATGTTAGCGGTTGCTTCAAGCATTCGTCGCCTAGCTGATGCAGTGGAAGGAAGCAAAAGTTTGATCAACACAGAGGAACTGCTTGAAGCAGTGATGGAGATTGATGGATTGGAAGAAGCGAAGCAGATGTATGCGTTTGAGTATCTGAATGGTGATCCGGTGAAAGCTAGAGCGTTCATGGCTTATAATAGTAGGATGAGGAAGTTGTTTTTGTTTCGACAGTTTTGGTGGTGGAAGTAA
- the LOC103868279 gene encoding transcription factor UNE12 produces MMLQVGSGEEGSGFHSQMFPLGLSLEQGKGPGVLRPEGGGGLGSGKQFSDDVLDHPSSSMKPVFPGQPMQQPAPSAPPHQPTSIRPRVRARHGQATDPHSIAERLRRERIAERIRALQELVPTVNKTDRAAMIDEIVDYVKFLRLQVKVWSMSRLGGAGAVAPLVTDMPLPSSVEDEGSEGGRTPQAAWEKGSNDGTERQVAKLMEKNVWAAMQLLQSKTLCMMPISLAMAIYHSQPPDTSSSVVKPETNPPRP; encoded by the exons ATGATGCTGCAGGTTGGTTcaggcgaggaaggaagtgggTTTCACAGTCAGATGTTTCCTTTAGGTTTGAGTCTTGAACAAGGGAAAGGACCTGGCGTTCTTAGACCTGAAGGTGGTGGTGGTCTTGGAAGTGGGAAACAATTCTCAGATGATGTTCTTGATCATCCTTCTTCTTCTATGAAACCT GTATTCCCTGGGCAGCCGATGCAACAGCCAGCTCCATCGGCGCCCCCACATCAGCCTACATCCATCCGACCTAGGGTTCGAGCTAGGCATGGTCAGGCTACCGATCCACATAGCATCGCTGAAAGG CTACGTAGGGAAAGAATAGCAGAACGGATCAGGGCGCTTCAAGAACTTGTTCCTACTGTTAACAAG ACAGATAGAGCTGCTATGATCGATGAGATTGTCGATTATGTAAAGTTTCTCAGGCTCCAAGTTAAg GTTTGGAGCATGAGTCGTCTTGGTGGAGCCGGTGCTGTTGCTCCACTAGTTACTGATATGCCTTTGCCATCATCAGTTGAg GATGAAGGGAGTGAGGGTGGAAGGACACCACAAGCAGCGTGGGAGAAAGGGTCTAATGATGGTACTGAACGTCAAGTGGCTAAACTGATGGAAAAAAATGTTTGGGCTGCAATGCAGCTACTTCAGTCTAAGACTCTTTGTATGATGCCAATCTCATTGGCTATGGCTATTTACCATTCTCAGCCTCCGGATACTTCATCATCAGTGGTTAAACCGGAGACGAATCCTCCTCGACCGTAG
- the LOC103868280 gene encoding uncharacterized protein LOC103868280 gives MERRLSKDAKGKRNANNPLKPPRAGWIKAQAPVNNDRYNKLSLTIIGRVTKRTAQKVWSLIPFFTEMWKPHGRPMGSDLGNGCFQFQFENESDLIGVFEKRPFHYAKWMVILQRWEPTAAASFPSLIPFWIKVQGILIHLWEEDTIKSLGADIEIFEKAEINDFSVKRRV, from the coding sequence ATGGAAAGAAGACTTTCCAAAGAtgcaaaaggaaaaagaaacgCAAATAACCCTCTCAAACCACCTCGCGCAGGATGGATTAAAGCTCAGGCTCCTGTTAACAATGACCGCTATAACAAACTCTCACTCACAATCATCGGGAGAGTCACAAAACGTACTGCTCAAAAAGTTTGGTCGCTCATTCCCTTCTTCACTGAGATGTGGAAGCCCCATGGAAGACCAATGGGCTCAGACCTAGGGAATGGATGCTTTCAATTCCAGTTTGAGAACGAATCAGACCTAATAGGTGTCTTCGAAAAAAGACCATTCCATTATGCTAAATGGATGGTTATCCTACAGAGATGGGAACCTACTGCTGCTGCCTCCTTCCCATCTCTCATCCCTTTTTGGATCAAGGTTCAAGGGATCCTGATTCACCTGTGGGAAGAGGACACAATCAAGAGTCTAGGTGCTGATATTGAGATTTTTGAGAAAGCGGAAATCAATGATTTCTCAGTGAAAAGGCGTGTTTAG
- the LOC103868203 gene encoding glutathione S-transferase F3, translating to MAGIKVFGHAASTATRRVLLTLHEKNLDFELVHVELKDGEHKKEPFLSRNPFGKVPAFEDGDLKLFESRAITQYIAHRYEEEGTNLLPADSKNISHYAIMAIGMEVEAHHFDPVASKLAWEQVFKLFYGMTTDQAVVEEEEAKLATVLDVYEARLKEFKYLAGETFTLTDLHHIPVIQYLLGTPTKKLFDERPHVSEWVAEITNRPASQKILQ from the exons ATGGCAGGTATCAAAGTTTTCGGACACGCTGCTTCCACTGCCACCAGGAGAGTCCTCCTCACCCTCCACGAGAAGAACCTCGACTTTGAGCTCGTTCATGTCGAGCTCAAAGACGGCGAGCACAAGAAAGAGCCCTTCCTCTCCCGCAAc CCTTTTGGTAAAGTTCCCGCCTTTGAAGATGGAGACCTCAAGCTCTTCG AATCAAGAGCGATTACTCAGTACATAGCTCACCGATATGAAGAGGAAGGAACCAACCTTCTCCCAGCCGACTCCAAGAACATATCCCACTACGCAATCATGGCCATTGGAATGGAAGTAGAAGCTCACCACTTCGACCCAGTGGCTTCAAAGCTTGCTTGGGAACAAGTGTTCAAGCTCTTCTATGGCATGACCACAGACCAAGCCgttgttgaagaagaagaggccaAGTTAGCCACGGTCCTTGATGTGTACGAGGCTAGGCTCAAGGAGTTCAAGTATTTGGCTGGTGAAACTTTTACTTTGACCGATCTTCACCACATTCCTGTCATTCAGTACTTGCTTGGAACTCCCACCAAAAAGCTCTTCGATGAGCGTCCACATGTCAGCGAGTGGGTGGCAGAGATCACCAACAGGCCAGCTTCCCAGAAGATCCTTCAGTGA
- the LOC103868201 gene encoding homeobox protein LUMINIDEPENDENS, which produces MDGAFKEEIEIGSSVESLMELLNSQKELFHSQIDQLQHVVVTQCKLTGVNPLAQEMAAGALSIQIGKRPRDLLNPKAVKYMQSLFAIKDSISKKESREISALFGISVAQVRDFVVTQKIKVRKQVRLSKEKVMMSSTHAIRGDGVPEQNNAVPHADPVPLNSMDPEPSSISWGEAENVALMPKEEVQQEDIPPDISDSDKYFVDNIFSILRKEETFSGQVKLMEWIMQIQDSSVLIWFLSKGGVLILTTWLSQAATEEQTSVLLLILKVLCHLPLHKASPENMSAILQSVNGLRFYRTSDISNRAKGLLSRWTKLFAKIQAMKKQNRNISQIDSQSQLLLKQSIAEIMGDKTNPEDILSLSNGRSDNGRRLKSLQGPKLLLTSADDSTRKHMLGSTPSYNKERRKVQMVEQPGQKAAGRGPQTVRIGTSGRSRPMSADDIQKAKMRAQYMNSKNIKKDTVPSAIGDTRTVVPENPLAIQSVKDSPPSPKNEAKTEENTPEPSTVQFPPSQNNEAKTEDTPEPSAVQQPVTVNVPVQTVSSPAVNVPVQADEFRNRKLSTPPKSISSKVGVLLRMSPHTILKNCKRKQIEWHVPPGMVLDELWRVAAGANSKEADVQKNRNRREKETTYQSLQTIPLNPKEPWDREMDFDDSLTPEIPSQQPQEESITEQQDSLDERRSAAGAASTSSSQSGSVEPDYELLAALLKNPDLLYALTSGNPGNLAGQDMVKLLDVIKTGAPNLSSSSNKKVEENVEVSLPSPTPSTNPGMSGWGQEVTRNPFSRQTQVGASVARMSTQLPVAASMQWQSSNGQSIPQHAPSAYNSFTLPHTERQQQPMQTRLHQSQHLQQQPISMVRESVGQMDIGTSASWRSQQSQNSYYSHQANGVGSAASYQGNEQYMSSSNPGYESWSPDHSPSRNHPNMRGQQPSRKHDPYWNQNKRWR; this is translated from the exons ATGGACGGCGCGTTCAAGGAGGAGATAGAAATCGGGAGCTCGGTGGAGTCGTTAATGGAGCTGTTGAATTCGCAGAAGGAGCTTTTCCACAGCCAGATCGATCAGCTCCAACATGTCGTCGTTACGCAATGCAAACTCACCGGCGTTAACCCTCTCGCTCAGGAAATG GCTGCTGGTGCTTTGTCCATTCAAATTG gAAAGCGACCAAGAGACTTGTTGAATCCTAAGGCTGTTAAGTATATGCAATCCCTTTTTGCAATTAAAGATTCTATTAGTAAGAAGGAATCTCGGGAGATAAGTGCTCTATTTGGCATCTCAGTCGCCcag GTTCGAGATTTTGTTGTTACTCAAAAGATAAAAGTAAGGAAACAGGTTAGGCTTTCAAAGGAGAAGGTGATGATGTCCAGTACCCATGCTATACGAGGTGATGGTGTTCCGGAACAGAATAATGCAGTACCTCATGCTGATCCCGTTCCATTGAACTCTATGGATCCGGAGCCATCTTCCATAAGTTGGGGTGAAGCTGAAAACGTGGCACTTATGCCAAAGGAGGAAGTACAACAGGAGGATATTCCACCTGATATCAGTGATTCAGACAAATACTTTGttgataatatattttcgaTATTGCGCAAAGAAGAGACATTTTCAGGACAGGTGAAATTAATGGAGTGGATCATGCAGATACAAGATTCTTCTGTGCTGATCTG GTTTTTATCGAAAGGAGGGGTTTTGATACTTACAACATGGTTGAGTCAAGCTGCTACTGAAGAGCAAACAAGTGTCTTACTACTTATCCTGAAG GTTCTTTGTCATCTGCCTCTCCACAAGGCATCTCCGGAAAATATGTCAGCCATATTGCAAAGCGTCAATGGGCTTCGTTTCTATAGGACATCAG ACATATCAAACAGGGCAAAAGGTTTGTTATCAAGGTGGACAAAGTTATTTGCGAAAATACAAGCTATGAAGAAACAAAATCGTAACATCTCGCAAATTGATTCGCAGAGTCAATTGCTTCTGAAACAGAG TATCGCTGAAATCATGGGTGATAAAACCAATCCT GAAGATATTCTTAGTCTCTCAAATGGAAGGTCAGACAACGGGAG GAGGTTGAAATCGTTACAGGGTCCAAAATTGTTGCTTACTTCTGCAGATGATTCCACCAGGAAACACATGCTTGGTTCTACTCCATCAT ATAACAAAGAACGCAGGAAAGTTCAGATGGTGGAGCAACCAGGCCAAAAAGCTGCTGGAAGGGGTCCTCAGACAGTTAGAATAGGAACATCAGGTAGAAGCCGCCCTATGTCTGCTGATGATATTCAGAAAGCGAAGATGCGTGCTCAATATATGAATAGCAAGAATATTAAAAAGGATACAGTACCAAGTGCCATTGGTGATACGAGAACCGTTGTTCCTGAAAATCCCTTGGCTATTCAGTCAGTCAAGGATTCTCCACCTAGTCCGAAAAATGAAGCTAAGACTGAAGAAAACACACCTGAACCTTCTACTGTGCAGTTTCCACCTAGTCAGAACAATGAAGCTAAGACTGAAGACACACCTGAACCTTCTGCTGTACAGCAGCCTGTCACTGTAAATGTCCCGGTTCAGACTGTGAGTTCACCGGCTGTAAATGTTCCAGTACAAGCTGAtgaatttagaaatagaaaactTTCAACACCTCCTAAAAGTATTTCTAGTAAGGTCGGAGTTTTGTTAAGAATGAGCCCACATACTATTCTAAAGAATTGCAAGAGAAAACAGATTGAATGGCATGTACCACCAG GAATGGTACTTGACGAACTCTGGAGAGTAGCTGCTGGTGCTAATAGCAAGGAGGCTGATGTTCAGAAAAACCGAAACCGTCgagaaaaagaaacaacatATCAATCTCTGCAAACAATACCGCTGAATCCTAAAGAACCATGGGACAGGGAAATGGACTTTGATGACAGTTTGACACCTGAAATTCCTTCTCAACAGCCACAAGAAGAAAGTATAACAGAACAACAGGATTCACTTGATGAACGGAGAAGTGCTGCTGGTGCTGCCTCAACCTCTTCATCTCAAAGTGGCTCCGTTGAACCTGATTATGAGTTATTAGCCGCCTTACTTAAGAACCCGGATCTTCTATACGCGCTGACTTCTGGTAATCCCGGTAATTTAGCGGGGCAAGATATGGTAAAACTGCTTGATGTGATTAAAACTGGTGCACCAAATTTAAGCAGTAGCTCAAATAAGAAGGTTGAAGAAAATGTTGAAGTTTCCCTTCCATCTCCCACTCCATCAACCAATCCTGGAATG AGCGGGTGGGGACAAGAAGTGACTCGGAATCCATTTTCAAGGCAAACCCAAGTTGGAGCCTCTGTTGCTAGAATgagtactcagcttcctgttgCTGCGTCTATGCAATGGCAATCATCAAACGGACAATCGATCCCTCAACATGCTCCATCAGCATATAACTCATTCACATTGCCTCACACAGAGAGACAGCAACAACCTATGCAAACAAGACTTCATCAGAGTCAACATCTTCAACAACAACCAATCTCGATGGTCAGGGAATCAGTAGGACAGATGGACATAGGTACATCGGCTTCATGGAGGTCCCAGCAGAGTCAGAATAGTTACTACTCACATCAAGCAAACGGGGTTGGGTCGGCTGCTTCTTACCAAGGGAATGAGCAGTACATGAGTAGTAGTAATCCAGGATATGAATCATGGAGTCCTGATCATAGCCCAAGTAGAAACCACCCTAACATGAGGGGACAACAACCATCGAGGAAACATGACCCGTACTGGAACCAAAATAAAAGATGGCGTTAA
- the LOC103868202 gene encoding uncharacterized protein LOC103868202 isoform X2, with the protein MDQYGLPIQRREMKHKGRNVVWSVGMDKCLIEALAFQAQNGNKVDKCFNENAYSAACLAVNTRFNLNLNSQKVINRLKTIKKRYRVMKDILSRDGFWWNATTKMIDCESDELWKRYIAVHPDAKAFKGKQIEMYEELRIVCGDHHQAPGRYAKVKAESNHHLNDFKHFEEGSVSFPLPSSEDNNSDTDGTESYAGGGGGDDEYLHEEPQDLPPRNPLKQPLKRPRNSDPFQEAMLAVASSIRRLADAVEGSKSLINTEELLEAVMEIDGLEEAKQMYAFEYLNGDPVKARAFMAYNSRMRKLFLFRQFWWWK; encoded by the exons ATGGATCAATACGGGCTGCCAATACAGAGAAGAGAGATGAAGCATAAAGGGAGAAACGTTGTATGGTCCGTTGGAATGGACAAGTGTCTGATTGAAGCCTTGGCTTTCCAGGCCCAAAACGGGAACAAAGTTGACAAATGCTTCAACGAGAACGCATACTCCGCTGCTTGTCTTGCTGTTAATACTCGTTTCAACCTTAACCTCAATAGCCAAAAAGTCATCAATCGCCTCAAGACAATCAAGAAACGGTACAGAGTCATGAAAGACATACTTAGTCGTGATGGTTTCTGGTGGAACGCTACCACCAAAATGATCGATTGTGAAAGTGATGAGCTCTGGAAAAGATATATTGCA GTACACCCAGACGCGAAAGCATTCAAGGGAAAGCAAATTGAGATGTACGAGGAACTTAGAATTGTATGCGGTGACCACCATCAAGCCCCAGGTCGATATGCCAAGGTGAAAGCTGAAAGCAATCATCACCTAAACGACTTTAAACACTTTGAAGAAGGATCTGTTTCATTCCCTTTACCAAGCTCAGAAGACAATAATAGCGATACAGATGGAACAGAGTCATAcgcaggaggaggaggaggggatgATGAGTATTTGCATGAAGAGCCTCAAGATCTCCCTCCTCGAAATCCTTTAAAGCAGCCTCTTAAACGACCTAGAAACTCAGATCCTTTCCAAGAAGCCATGTTAGCGGTTGCTTCAAGCATTCGTCGCCTAGCTGATGCAGTGGAAGGAAGCAAAAGTTTGATCAACACAGAGGAACTGCTTGAAGCAGTGATGGAGATTGATGGATTGGAAGAAGCGAAGCAGATGTATGCGTTTGAGTATCTGAATGGTGATCCGGTGAAAGCTAGAGCGTTCATGGCTTATAATAGTAGGATGAGGAAGTTGTTTTTGTTTCGACAGTTTTGGTGGTGGAAGTAA